In a genomic window of Aerosakkonema funiforme FACHB-1375:
- a CDS encoding Asr1405/Asl0597 family protein, producing the protein MFKPPNSDTLTGLLVQVSRRDRWQVHRRLQELKIPCWCPADGSLRVEINNSIEAVLVRSTVLQFIASRAELVDWLQRCWQV; encoded by the coding sequence ATGTTTAAACCTCCTAATTCTGACACTTTAACGGGTCTTCTTGTCCAAGTTTCCCGGCGCGATCGCTGGCAAGTTCATCGCCGTCTGCAAGAGTTGAAAATTCCCTGTTGGTGTCCGGCAGATGGTTCTTTGCGGGTCGAGATTAATAATAGCATCGAAGCTGTTCTCGTTCGCAGTACTGTGTTGCAATTCATCGCTTCTCGTGCTGAGTTAGTAGATTGGTTGCAGCGTTGTTGGCAAGTATAG